The following are from one region of the uncultured Hyphomonas sp. genome:
- the gltX gene encoding glutamate--tRNA ligase, translating into MDVVTRFAPSPTGMLHIGGARTALFNYLFAKHNNGKFLLRVEDTDRKRSTPEATAAILEGMEWLGLTPDAPPMMQFERAGRHAEVAEEMVRRGTAFRCYATQDELQARRELGEEKRQAAKADGISEAEKTALQAEAHALLAPYRSPWRDGAPPPSPDAPFTVRLRAPDDGERVLEDGVQGTVRIQASELDDLILLRADGTPTYMLAVVVDDHDMGVTHIIRGDDHLRNAFRQAPIYEAMGWDIPHMSHVPMIHGPDGAKLSKRHGALSTLAYRDMGYLPEAMRAYLLRIGWSHGDQEIFTDEEAVAAFDISGINRAPGRLDLDKLGQVNAHFLRLADEDRLFELLKPYWEAEGPIGEAELRLRTALPHLKDRGTTLPELAQSFAFLLAKRPLQLNKKARKAVSGEGLDRLRGLRDVLQQLPDWTADHISVAISTYCTAQDLSMGQIGQPLRAALTGGLPAPDIAPVLEWLGRDEALGRIEDQLAPDSGPGA; encoded by the coding sequence ATGGACGTCGTCACGCGATTTGCCCCCTCTCCTACCGGCATGCTCCATATTGGCGGCGCTCGTACGGCGCTTTTCAACTACCTTTTTGCGAAACACAACAATGGGAAGTTCCTTCTCCGTGTTGAGGACACCGATCGCAAACGCTCAACACCGGAAGCGACGGCGGCGATCCTGGAGGGTATGGAGTGGCTTGGGCTAACGCCTGACGCACCTCCCATGATGCAGTTTGAGCGCGCCGGCCGCCATGCTGAAGTGGCCGAAGAGATGGTCCGGCGTGGAACTGCGTTCCGCTGCTATGCCACCCAGGACGAGCTGCAGGCGCGGCGAGAGCTTGGCGAAGAAAAGCGACAAGCAGCCAAGGCTGACGGCATTTCCGAAGCAGAAAAAACGGCTCTGCAAGCTGAGGCGCATGCTCTGCTGGCCCCTTATCGCTCACCGTGGCGAGACGGCGCGCCACCGCCTTCACCGGATGCCCCTTTCACCGTGCGTCTTCGCGCGCCGGACGACGGCGAACGCGTCCTCGAAGATGGCGTGCAGGGCACGGTTCGCATCCAGGCCAGCGAATTGGACGATCTGATCCTGCTGCGCGCCGACGGAACCCCGACTTACATGCTGGCAGTGGTGGTGGACGACCATGATATGGGTGTCACCCATATCATCCGCGGTGATGACCATTTGCGGAACGCATTCCGCCAGGCGCCGATCTATGAAGCAATGGGCTGGGACATCCCGCACATGTCACATGTGCCCATGATCCACGGGCCCGACGGTGCGAAACTGTCAAAGCGTCATGGGGCGCTGTCTACGCTTGCCTATCGGGATATGGGCTACCTACCTGAAGCAATGCGCGCCTATTTGCTGCGAATTGGCTGGAGCCACGGCGACCAGGAAATCTTCACCGATGAAGAGGCTGTCGCCGCATTTGATATTTCCGGAATCAACCGGGCGCCGGGACGTCTAGATCTCGACAAGCTTGGCCAGGTGAATGCGCATTTTCTGCGTCTGGCCGACGAAGATCGCCTGTTCGAACTGCTGAAACCCTACTGGGAGGCAGAAGGCCCGATCGGAGAGGCAGAGCTGCGTTTACGTACGGCTTTGCCGCACCTGAAGGATCGGGGGACGACTTTGCCTGAACTGGCGCAGTCATTTGCGTTCTTGCTGGCGAAACGTCCGCTGCAATTGAACAAGAAGGCCCGGAAAGCTGTTTCCGGAGAGGGGCTTGACCGCTTGCGCGGGTTGCGCGACGTACTGCAGCAGCTGCCAGATTGGACGGCAGATCACATTTCTGTAGCGATATCTACTTATTGCACGGCACAAGACCTATCTATGGGGCAGATAGGCCAACCGCTGCGCGCGGCACTCACAGGCGGCCTTCCCGCACCGGATATTGCACCGGTTCTGGAATGGCTCGGCCGGGACGAGGCGCTTGGCAGGATTGAGGATCAACTGGCGCCGGACTCTGGTCCGGGCGCCTGA
- the lexA gene encoding transcriptional repressor LexA: MLTSKQKELLLFINERIKETGVSPSFDEMKEALDLASKSGIHRLITALEERGFIRRLAHRARALEVLKLPESAVAGASPRGRKDFRPALVTAGQPATEASPRTVPLIGRIAAGLPISAIQQDNGHVNAPDGLSDSEEHFALEVQGDSMIDAGILEGDIVICRRTESASTGDIVVALIDGEEATLKRLRRKGASVALEAANPAYETRIFGPDRVAVQGRLVALVRRYD; the protein is encoded by the coding sequence ATGTTGACAAGCAAGCAGAAAGAGCTCCTGCTCTTCATCAATGAACGCATCAAGGAAACGGGCGTATCCCCCTCCTTCGACGAGATGAAAGAAGCGCTCGATCTCGCATCAAAATCCGGCATTCACCGTCTGATCACGGCTCTGGAAGAGCGCGGCTTCATTCGCCGCCTGGCTCACCGTGCTCGGGCCTTGGAAGTGCTGAAGCTGCCTGAATCCGCGGTGGCAGGTGCCTCCCCCCGGGGGCGAAAGGATTTCCGCCCGGCGCTCGTCACCGCCGGTCAACCCGCCACGGAAGCCTCTCCCCGTACTGTGCCGCTCATTGGCCGGATTGCTGCCGGCTTGCCGATTTCGGCCATCCAGCAAGACAATGGCCATGTGAACGCCCCGGATGGCCTATCGGACAGTGAAGAGCATTTTGCACTCGAGGTTCAGGGCGATTCGATGATCGATGCTGGCATTCTTGAAGGCGATATCGTTATCTGCCGCCGGACAGAGTCTGCGAGCACCGGGGATATTGTCGTCGCGCTCATTGATGGCGAGGAAGCCACATTGAAGCGCTTGCGCCGTAAAGGCGCGTCTGTCGCGCTTGAAGCCGCCAACCCGGCCTACGAAACCAGAATTTTTGGACCGGATCGTGTCGCTGTGCAGGGGCGGCTGGTCGCATTGGTTCGCCGCTACGACTGA
- the trpC gene encoding indole-3-glycerol phosphate synthase TrpC: MKTALDRIIDYKRDEVADLKRQTSFADMDELARAAAPVRGFAEALSCVADTDQNALICELKRKSPSAGEILPGADPVEIAKEYESGGAACLSVLTDGPSFGGSLEDFEAIRKAVGIPMLRKDFMIDPIQVAEARAWGADCVLVIMASLEDGLAADLTHCAMDYGMDVLVETHNEAELERALRLPSPLIGINNRDLKRMVTDLSTTERLAPLVPGDRHLIAESGISTPDHIARLRKTGARRYLIGESLMKRGALREAAVVELRTTESD; the protein is encoded by the coding sequence ATGAAAACCGCGCTGGACAGGATCATCGACTACAAACGAGACGAAGTTGCTGATCTCAAGCGACAGACCAGCTTTGCCGACATGGACGAACTGGCACGTGCGGCGGCCCCCGTCCGCGGGTTTGCCGAGGCGCTGTCCTGTGTGGCAGACACCGATCAGAACGCCCTGATCTGTGAATTGAAGCGCAAAAGCCCTTCCGCCGGAGAAATACTCCCGGGCGCAGATCCGGTGGAAATCGCGAAAGAGTACGAATCCGGCGGCGCAGCCTGCCTGTCTGTATTGACCGACGGACCGAGCTTCGGCGGCAGCCTCGAGGATTTCGAAGCGATCCGGAAGGCCGTCGGCATTCCCATGTTGCGCAAGGACTTCATGATCGACCCTATTCAGGTCGCAGAGGCCCGTGCCTGGGGCGCAGACTGTGTACTGGTGATCATGGCAAGCCTTGAGGACGGACTGGCCGCAGACCTGACCCACTGCGCGATGGACTATGGCATGGATGTCCTGGTCGAGACGCACAACGAAGCCGAACTAGAACGCGCCCTGCGCCTGCCATCCCCTCTAATCGGCATAAACAATCGGGACCTGAAACGCATGGTGACCGACCTGTCGACCACCGAGCGGCTGGCGCCGCTTGTTCCCGGTGATCGCCATCTGATCGCGGAGAGCGGTATTTCCACGCCGGACCATATTGCGCGGCTCCGGAAAACAGGGGCCAGACGCTACCTGATCGGAGAAAGTCTGATGAAGCGCGGCGCGCTCAGAGAGGCGGCTGTGGTGGAGTTGAGAACAACCGAGAGCGATTGA
- a CDS encoding adenosine deaminase: MVEALVSLPISFSLLRRTRMSNHAELIARLPKAELHLHIEGSFEPEMMMELAERNRIKIPFKTLDEAKAAYDFANLQEFLDLYYQGMNVLRTEQDFHDLTWAYLLRAKADNVRHVEMFYDPQAHTERGVAFGTVTEGILSALERGQRELGITSELIMSFLRHLSEEDGFALLTESKPWHDKFIGVGLDSSEVGHPPLKFERLFAKCRELGFKLCLHAGEEGPPAYVREALLDIGADRIDHGNRAMEDFALIEILRDSQIPLTNCPLSNLALCVIDDLKDSPLKAQLEAGLLVTVNSDDPAYFGGYIGKNYEAVQKALDLTDKQLVQLARNSFTASFLPDNKKADLIREVESVRL, from the coding sequence ATGGTTGAGGCGCTTGTGTCGTTGCCCATATCATTCTCTCTGCTCCGGAGGACACGCATGTCTAATCACGCCGAATTAATCGCGCGCCTGCCCAAGGCCGAACTGCACCTGCACATCGAGGGCAGCTTTGAGCCTGAGATGATGATGGAGCTTGCGGAGAGAAACCGCATCAAGATCCCATTCAAAACACTTGATGAGGCGAAGGCGGCATATGATTTCGCGAATCTGCAGGAGTTTCTGGACCTGTACTATCAGGGAATGAACGTGCTTCGCACTGAGCAGGACTTTCACGATCTGACCTGGGCCTACCTGCTTCGTGCCAAGGCAGATAATGTGCGGCATGTCGAAATGTTCTACGACCCTCAGGCGCACACCGAACGCGGTGTTGCGTTTGGCACCGTGACGGAAGGCATTCTGTCGGCGCTGGAGCGTGGGCAAAGGGAGCTCGGCATTACGTCGGAACTGATCATGAGCTTCCTGCGTCATCTGTCCGAAGAGGACGGGTTCGCTCTGCTGACCGAATCGAAACCCTGGCATGACAAATTCATCGGCGTGGGTCTCGATAGTTCGGAAGTTGGCCACCCGCCTCTGAAGTTCGAGCGCTTATTCGCGAAATGCCGCGAGCTGGGTTTCAAATTGTGCCTTCACGCCGGTGAAGAAGGTCCTCCGGCTTATGTCCGGGAAGCTTTGCTGGATATTGGCGCAGACCGAATAGACCACGGCAATCGCGCGATGGAGGATTTCGCTTTGATTGAAATTCTGCGGGACTCCCAGATTCCTCTAACCAATTGCCCCCTCTCCAACCTCGCCCTGTGCGTGATTGATGACCTTAAGGACAGTCCCCTGAAGGCTCAGCTTGAAGCTGGCTTGTTGGTGACTGTGAACTCCGATGACCCGGCCTATTTCGGCGGTTATATCGGAAAAAACTATGAGGCGGTCCAGAAGGCGTTGGACTTGACGGACAAGCAGTTGGTCCAATTGGCTCGAAACAGCTTCACCGCGTCATTCCTGCCTGACAATAAAAAGGCGGACCTCATCCGGGAAGTTGAAAGCGTCAGGCTCTGA
- the gltA gene encoding citrate synthase, whose translation MENKTKQNGIAKLDVAGNSYEVPVLSGTHGPDVIDIRRVYAETGHFTFDPGFTSTASCESQITFIDGDEGILLHRGYPIGQLAQQSTFPEVCHLILYGELPTTSELEVFNDTIKQHTLLHTQMDRFFEGFRRDSHPMAMLTATVGGLASFYPGAMDSEDPAERRLNSIRLLAKMPTLCARILKYNLGQKYVDPRNEYSYAENFLNMCFSVSAEDYKVDPAIAKAMDRFFILHADHEQNASTSTVRLAGSSGAHPFAAVAAGVACLWGPSHGGANEACLNMLHQIGSVDRIPEYIEKAKDKNDPFRLMGFGHRVYKNYDPRAKVMRESAHEVLDLLGLKDTPILKVAMELERIALEDEYFIDKKLYPNVDFYSGIILDAIGFPKQMFTVLFSLARTVGWVAQLNEMIDDPTQRIGRPRQIYTGAAMRDYVPIEKR comes from the coding sequence ATGGAAAACAAGACGAAACAAAACGGCATCGCAAAATTGGATGTTGCCGGAAATTCCTACGAAGTGCCGGTTCTGTCCGGAACGCACGGCCCGGATGTGATCGATATCCGCCGCGTTTATGCTGAGACCGGCCACTTCACATTCGATCCGGGCTTCACGTCGACTGCCAGCTGTGAAAGCCAGATTACATTTATCGATGGGGACGAAGGCATTCTCCTTCACCGCGGCTACCCAATCGGGCAACTCGCCCAACAATCCACCTTCCCGGAAGTTTGCCACCTGATCCTCTACGGTGAGCTGCCAACAACTTCTGAACTTGAAGTGTTCAACGACACCATCAAGCAGCACACCCTGCTGCACACGCAGATGGACCGCTTCTTCGAAGGTTTCCGCCGCGACAGCCACCCGATGGCCATGCTGACGGCAACCGTGGGCGGTCTCGCCTCCTTCTATCCCGGCGCCATGGATAGCGAGGACCCTGCTGAGCGCCGTTTGAACTCGATCCGGCTGCTTGCGAAGATGCCGACCCTTTGTGCCCGCATCCTGAAGTACAATCTGGGCCAGAAGTACGTCGATCCCCGGAACGAGTACTCTTACGCAGAAAACTTCCTGAACATGTGTTTCTCGGTTTCGGCTGAAGATTACAAAGTGGACCCGGCGATCGCCAAGGCCATGGACCGCTTCTTCATCCTTCACGCCGACCACGAGCAGAACGCATCCACGTCGACCGTGCGCCTCGCCGGCTCTTCTGGCGCGCACCCGTTCGCGGCCGTCGCAGCGGGCGTTGCATGCCTCTGGGGGCCGAGCCATGGCGGCGCGAACGAGGCTTGCCTCAACATGCTGCACCAGATTGGTTCGGTAGACCGGATCCCGGAATATATCGAGAAAGCCAAGGACAAGAATGACCCGTTCCGTCTGATGGGCTTCGGACACCGGGTTTACAAGAATTACGACCCCCGCGCCAAAGTGATGCGCGAGTCGGCACACGAAGTGCTTGATCTCCTGGGCCTCAAGGATACGCCAATCCTGAAAGTCGCGATGGAGCTGGAGCGGATCGCGCTTGAAGATGAATACTTCATCGACAAGAAGCTCTATCCGAATGTCGATTTCTATTCGGGTATCATTCTCGACGCGATTGGTTTCCCAAAGCAGATGTTCACCGTGCTGTTCTCACTCGCCCGCACCGTCGGTTGGGTGGCGCAGCTGAACGAAATGATCGACGATCCGACCCAACGCATCGGTCGCCCGCGTCAGATCTATACCGGCGCAGCGATGCGGGATTATGTTCCGATCGAAAAGCGCTGA
- the purQ gene encoding phosphoribosylformylglycinamidine synthase subunit PurQ, with amino-acid sequence MKTAVIVFPGSNCDRDAHDALLKVTGKAPAMVWHKDGKIPDGTDFVMVPGGFSYGDYLRCGAMAGNSPVISQLKDHAARGGYVLGVCNGFQILCETGLLPGALMRNASLHFVCKPQPLTVETSNTAFTSAYQGRGEVVIPIAHHDGNYFADDATLDRIEGEGHVAFRYASGSNPNGSSRDIAGILSDNGRVLGLMPHPERAIGGHEGGDDGIGLFESLLNAA; translated from the coding sequence ATGAAAACCGCTGTTATCGTCTTCCCTGGCTCGAACTGTGATCGTGACGCTCACGATGCACTCCTCAAGGTGACCGGTAAGGCTCCGGCGATGGTATGGCACAAGGACGGCAAAATCCCGGACGGTACGGATTTCGTTATGGTGCCGGGAGGCTTCTCCTACGGCGACTATCTGCGCTGTGGCGCCATGGCGGGTAATTCTCCCGTCATTTCGCAGTTGAAAGATCACGCCGCGCGAGGCGGCTATGTGTTGGGTGTCTGCAATGGCTTCCAGATTCTTTGCGAAACCGGACTTCTTCCCGGAGCGCTTATGCGAAACGCCTCGTTGCATTTCGTTTGCAAACCCCAGCCGCTTACAGTCGAAACGTCGAACACAGCCTTCACCAGCGCCTATCAGGGGCGCGGCGAAGTGGTCATCCCGATCGCCCATCATGACGGCAACTATTTCGCAGATGACGCGACGCTGGACCGGATCGAGGGCGAAGGCCACGTCGCTTTTCGCTATGCATCCGGTAGCAATCCAAATGGCTCCTCTCGCGATATCGCCGGTATCCTGAGCGACAATGGACGCGTGCTGGGCCTTATGCCTCACCCCGAGCGGGCAATAGGCGGACATGAAGGCGGTGACGACGGCATTGGCCTTTTCGAAAGCCTGCTGAACGCAGCCTGA
- a CDS encoding ComEC/Rec2 family competence protein has product MQKLRRPGWQKHKVGPEGKRLGPAIAALWDSLWSITEIDSRPLLLGFSLCAGVIVYFSQASEPLVWPCIAATITVGAAYLIARAIWWMSPLSMPLLIVLGLTGGFTAAAVRTANVAAPVIKAQTRPMMLEGWITEVEPGTKGARLRIDVHAMSGVSPGDTPKYVRVTHRLNLQVAPGRFVRCYVQLRPPPSPSLPGDYDFRRQAWFEQLGGVGYVMGRCRGGALGAPRGWGKQLGLEVSAFRRRLAEHVNLAAGERAGGFAAALISGDRSFMKTSDQDALRTSGLSHLLAISGLHMAMVGGLVYLIVWRSLALIEPLALRVPVQKPAAVAALVASLTYLVISGASVSTQRAFIMSAVVFGAVLADRAALSLRSYAIAMILVVLLQPESVVTPGFQMSFAASGALIATYDAWSRRRSEQERVLGSVSFTWASLFVTSLIAGLATAPFAIYHFDRLAGFGLMANLLAMPIISFVSAPLAALSLILTPFGFGDLGLRLFGYSLEAVLAVAHWTASLPNAAVTVPIAMPGVTLLLSALAIGCAMAARGRARILLASLLIIPAGGLWLHADPVVAHWAPSGDVFLRNERGDLVRYPLVDGDGLPPLRYANAKTGKLCGALACKVIVAAEKRPAGTATLRQGANPDATSIELKLGEAVLDFSWPNVRQAGGITVKSGRHGLDVVAAPRCGNRPWQTCDQS; this is encoded by the coding sequence ATGCAGAAATTGAGGCGTCCCGGCTGGCAGAAACACAAGGTTGGTCCGGAAGGCAAGAGGCTGGGACCAGCGATTGCAGCGCTGTGGGACAGCCTTTGGTCTATCACGGAAATCGACTCACGCCCCTTGCTCCTCGGGTTTTCCCTTTGCGCCGGAGTGATTGTCTACTTCTCGCAAGCTTCTGAACCGCTTGTCTGGCCCTGTATCGCAGCTACAATTACTGTTGGCGCCGCCTATCTGATCGCACGTGCGATCTGGTGGATGTCGCCCTTGAGCATGCCACTGTTAATCGTGTTGGGATTGACCGGGGGCTTTACAGCGGCCGCCGTCCGGACCGCCAACGTGGCCGCGCCTGTGATCAAAGCACAGACCCGTCCCATGATGCTTGAGGGCTGGATCACGGAGGTGGAGCCGGGGACAAAAGGCGCCCGGTTGCGGATAGATGTGCATGCGATGTCGGGCGTCAGTCCTGGCGACACACCAAAATATGTCCGCGTAACCCACCGGCTGAACCTGCAAGTCGCGCCGGGGCGGTTTGTGAGATGCTATGTGCAATTGCGCCCGCCGCCATCGCCGTCGCTTCCGGGTGACTATGACTTCAGGCGTCAGGCCTGGTTCGAACAGCTGGGAGGTGTCGGTTACGTCATGGGCCGCTGCCGGGGCGGCGCACTCGGTGCCCCTCGGGGCTGGGGCAAGCAGCTTGGGCTTGAGGTATCTGCGTTCCGCCGCCGCCTGGCCGAACACGTGAACCTTGCCGCTGGCGAACGCGCCGGCGGGTTTGCGGCAGCGCTCATATCAGGCGACCGGAGCTTCATGAAAACCTCCGATCAGGATGCGTTGCGCACCTCCGGGCTGTCTCACCTGTTGGCAATTTCGGGCCTGCATATGGCGATGGTGGGGGGGCTGGTTTACCTGATCGTGTGGCGCTCGCTCGCCCTTATAGAACCGCTCGCCCTTCGCGTGCCCGTCCAGAAACCCGCCGCCGTCGCGGCGCTGGTGGCTAGCCTGACCTATCTCGTCATTTCTGGTGCCAGTGTTTCGACACAGCGTGCGTTCATCATGTCAGCAGTCGTCTTCGGCGCAGTGCTTGCCGATCGCGCCGCCCTCAGTCTGCGTTCCTATGCAATTGCGATGATCCTCGTCGTATTGTTGCAGCCGGAAAGCGTGGTGACTCCTGGATTTCAGATGTCGTTTGCGGCTTCAGGTGCCCTTATTGCCACCTATGATGCCTGGTCGCGCCGGCGTTCGGAACAGGAGCGTGTCCTTGGATCTGTATCGTTCACGTGGGCTTCACTGTTCGTCACATCTCTGATCGCGGGCCTGGCGACGGCGCCTTTTGCTATTTATCATTTCGACCGGCTGGCGGGCTTCGGGCTGATGGCAAACCTTCTGGCGATGCCCATTATCTCTTTCGTCAGCGCGCCGCTGGCCGCCCTTTCTCTGATCCTTACGCCCTTCGGGTTCGGAGATCTGGGCCTCAGACTGTTCGGCTATTCGCTGGAAGCCGTTCTGGCCGTGGCACATTGGACCGCCAGCCTGCCCAACGCAGCCGTCACTGTGCCCATCGCCATGCCGGGAGTAACGCTTTTGCTGAGCGCGCTTGCGATTGGCTGCGCCATGGCAGCGAGGGGCCGCGCGCGTATATTGCTCGCAAGCCTGTTGATCATTCCTGCCGGAGGACTGTGGCTTCACGCTGACCCCGTTGTTGCGCACTGGGCGCCATCCGGTGACGTATTCCTTCGGAACGAACGTGGTGATCTTGTACGATACCCGCTGGTCGACGGCGACGGGCTGCCGCCGTTGCGGTATGCCAATGCGAAGACCGGGAAATTGTGCGGCGCATTAGCGTGTAAGGTTATAGTTGCCGCTGAGAAACGCCCAGCTGGAACGGCAACCCTCCGTCAGGGAGCGAACCCGGATGCGACTTCTATTGAACTGAAGCTGGGCGAGGCAGTTCTGGACTTCTCTTGGCCGAACGTGCGGCAAGCAGGAGGCATTACCGTAAAATCGGGCCGACACGGCCTGGATGTCGTGGCGGCCCCAAGATGTGGAAACCGACCCTGGCAGACCTGCGATCAGTCGTAG
- a CDS encoding TonB-dependent receptor: MTIMKSLLVTASSLAVAATFLPASAQESGESGSNELRQGQVVVTGTRTANRTALETAVPVDVFPVDELTETGRVELNQILSTTVPSFNFNQTAINDGTDIIRPATLRGLSPDQTLVLVNGKRRHSSALVNINGSVGRGSAAVDLNSIPTAAIGSVQVLRDGASAQYGSDAIAGVINVILREDDHGGGVNVRYGANVSDPEGLNRSEIDGQTTTIGGWTGFGLGDNGFLTVSGEYSLRQASNRAGLDPRQQFPDDPAYAEVERNFDRLNHRYGNGRSENVSFFFNSGYTLDNGVELYAFGGVQDREGESPGFYRRAQDSRNVPEIYPGGFLPVIGGDVTDYSLGGGFRGVAGGWDYDVSAVYGSNELDYSVNNSLNASLGPTSQTSFDAGSLSFDQVTVNADFVKTFDNLLPGETSLAFGAEYRDESFKITAGEPASYIQGPFPAAAGSQVFPGFTPSSAVDKSRDAAGIYGEVEWVPNDKTLLSAAVRYEDYSDFGDAVTGKLAGRYDFTDQVAIRGAISTGFRAPSLQQQYFTAISTNFIDGVPFEVGTFPATSPAALALGGGQLDPEESTSYSLGFVLTPTNDWFVTIDAYQINIDDQIFLTENLGGDDVNDVLANAGVTGVQRVRFFQNGIETESKGVDIVTKYAFDFGNMGKLDASAAFNYSKTEVTHVPANTVIPDLTLFSRSNRLTLEESAPETKFILSGNYTYQQADFVLRATRFGDVLVPSNTASNDFTLDAKWILDASVNFNVTEKFSVGIGADNLLDEYPTMTPDGLNFNGIFPYSSRSPFGFSGRFVYARASYNW; encoded by the coding sequence ATGACCATTATGAAGTCATTGCTTGTCACGGCATCTTCGCTTGCCGTCGCAGCTACTTTTTTGCCGGCGTCCGCTCAGGAGAGCGGTGAATCTGGTTCCAATGAACTTCGTCAGGGACAGGTCGTTGTGACCGGGACTCGGACCGCGAACCGGACTGCTCTGGAAACGGCCGTTCCGGTGGACGTGTTCCCCGTTGATGAACTGACGGAAACTGGCCGTGTGGAACTCAACCAGATCCTCAGCACGACTGTTCCGAGCTTCAACTTCAACCAGACCGCCATCAATGACGGCACAGACATTATCCGCCCGGCCACGCTGCGCGGCCTTTCGCCTGACCAGACGCTGGTTCTGGTAAACGGAAAACGCCGTCACTCTTCTGCGCTGGTCAACATCAACGGCTCTGTCGGCCGTGGCTCCGCAGCCGTCGACCTCAACTCCATCCCGACCGCCGCCATTGGCAGCGTTCAGGTTCTGCGTGACGGCGCATCCGCTCAGTATGGTTCTGACGCGATTGCCGGCGTTATCAATGTCATCCTGCGTGAAGACGACCATGGCGGCGGTGTGAATGTCCGCTACGGCGCCAACGTCTCTGACCCGGAAGGTCTCAACCGCAGCGAGATCGACGGTCAGACGACCACGATCGGCGGCTGGACCGGCTTTGGCCTCGGCGACAACGGCTTCCTGACGGTGTCGGGCGAGTATTCCCTTCGCCAGGCATCGAACCGCGCCGGTCTCGACCCGCGCCAGCAATTCCCGGACGACCCGGCCTATGCCGAAGTCGAACGTAATTTCGATCGCCTGAATCATCGCTACGGTAACGGCCGTTCGGAGAATGTGAGCTTCTTCTTCAATTCCGGCTACACGCTGGACAACGGTGTTGAACTCTACGCGTTCGGTGGTGTGCAGGATCGTGAAGGTGAAAGCCCTGGCTTCTATCGTCGTGCTCAGGATTCCCGGAACGTCCCTGAAATCTATCCGGGCGGCTTCCTGCCGGTCATCGGCGGTGATGTAACCGACTACTCTCTCGGCGGCGGCTTCCGCGGCGTTGCGGGTGGCTGGGATTATGATGTGAGCGCAGTCTATGGCTCCAACGAGCTGGACTACTCGGTCAACAATTCGCTCAACGCCTCGCTCGGCCCGACGAGCCAGACGTCATTTGATGCAGGCTCTCTGTCGTTCGACCAGGTGACGGTGAATGCCGATTTCGTGAAGACGTTCGACAATCTCCTGCCAGGTGAAACTTCGCTGGCATTCGGAGCGGAATACCGCGACGAGTCCTTCAAAATCACGGCAGGCGAGCCAGCGTCCTACATTCAGGGTCCATTCCCTGCCGCAGCAGGCAGCCAGGTGTTCCCGGGCTTCACCCCGTCCTCCGCTGTGGACAAAAGCCGTGACGCAGCCGGTATCTACGGTGAAGTCGAGTGGGTGCCGAACGACAAGACGCTGCTGTCGGCCGCTGTGCGCTACGAAGACTATTCCGACTTTGGTGATGCTGTGACCGGCAAGCTTGCTGGCCGCTATGACTTCACTGATCAGGTTGCCATTCGCGGTGCCATCTCGACGGGCTTCCGCGCGCCGAGCCTGCAGCAGCAGTACTTCACGGCCATCTCCACCAACTTCATTGACGGTGTGCCGTTTGAAGTCGGTACGTTCCCGGCCACGTCGCCTGCAGCACTCGCACTTGGTGGCGGCCAGCTCGATCCGGAAGAATCGACCAGCTACTCGCTCGGCTTCGTTCTGACGCCGACCAATGACTGGTTCGTCACAATCGACGCCTACCAGATCAATATCGACGACCAGATCTTCCTGACGGAAAACCTGGGCGGGGATGACGTCAATGACGTGCTCGCCAATGCTGGCGTAACGGGAGTTCAGCGGGTTCGCTTCTTCCAGAACGGTATCGAGACCGAATCCAAAGGCGTCGACATCGTGACCAAGTATGCGTTCGACTTCGGTAACATGGGTAAGCTCGACGCTTCTGCGGCGTTCAACTACTCGAAAACGGAAGTCACGCACGTTCCAGCCAATACGGTTATTCCGGACCTGACGCTGTTCAGCCGTTCCAACAGGCTGACACTGGAAGAAAGTGCACCGGAAACGAAGTTCATTCTTTCCGGTAACTACACCTACCAGCAGGCTGATTTCGTCCTGCGTGCGACACGCTTCGGTGATGTCCTGGTTCCGTCGAACACCGCGTCCAACGACTTCACGCTGGATGCCAAGTGGATCCTGGATGCATCTGTGAACTTCAATGTCACCGAAAAGTTCAGCGTTGGCATCGGTGCAGACAACCTGCTCGACGAATATCCGACGATGACGCCGGATGGTCTGAACTTCAACGGCATCTTCCCGTATTCGAGCCGTAGTCCCTTCGGCTTCTCGGGCCGCTTCGTCTACGCACGCGCCAGCTACAACTGGTAA